AAGGTCGATCCCAATCATGCGCACAGTCTTTTCCTGGCCGGCGCCGCCGCCATGGAAGCTGGCAACAACAAGAAGGGCCTGGCGTACTGGGAGCCCCTCCTGCCCCAACTCGAACCGGGCTCGGAAGTCGAACAGATGGTCCGTGGTGGCATCGAGAAGATGAGGGCAGGGAAGTAGGCAGCCAAAGATGGTCGACCTCGCCCGGCGCGGATTTTTTCGCGGCCGGCCACGCCCCAGGGTTGAACTTCGCCCGCCTTGGGCTCTGCCGGAAGATGCCTTCATTGACCGTTGCACGCGTTGCAGCGATTGCCTGACAGCCTGCCCACAAAAAATCCTGATTGTTGGCGATGGCGGCTATCCGACCATTGACTTCAAACTTGGCGAATGTACCTTTTGCAGCGATTGCGTCAGCGCCTGTCAGCCCAAGGCCCTGCTTCGGCCAGACACGGAACAGTCCGCCTGGACCTACAAGGCTGCCATAGGTGAAGACTGCCTGCCGCACCAAGGCGTTGAATGTCGCGTCTGCAGCGACTTCTGTGACGCCAGGGCAATCCGGTTTGCCCCCCGGTTGGGTGGAAGCCCGCTCCCTGACATTGATCCGGAAAAATGCACCGGCTGCGGTGCCTGCGTTGCGGCCTGCCCGGTCGTCACCATCAGCATTCGCTAGCGCTTCATAGCCCCGACGATGGCGGCACCAAGGGTGGCGGTGAAAAGCCCAGGGAGATCATCTCGGTTTCCAGCTTGATGCGCAGAATCAGCAAACCCTCCAGCGATTCCCGCGCCTTGTCGGCGGCCCATCCCTCATGATGATTGCGCAGGCACGCCTCAACCTCATGACGGTTGGCGATATTTACGCCACAGACGGCAGCATATCGGTGGATCTCACTATCAAGATCCTGCAATTCACGGTCATAATGTTCAAATCCACTCATCGTCTCAGCATACTCCAGAAGGTGTGCCCATGCACTGGCTAACGCTACCCGAACCGCGCAAGAATATCACCCCGGCATTTTCCGATATCGCCTCGGCCAAGACCTGGCTGGCTGGCCAGCCACAGGTCCAGCCAATGCACATGCTGGCAGCCATTTGTCTGCAGATTGAGGCGATCGAAGCATCGTCCCTGCCCCCACCGCTCGCCGTCGAGCTTCTCAATATCTTGCGGACGGCTGCCGTACCCGCCCAGGATGCCATCGAGCCCCGCTACGTGCGCAAGGCACTGCCCATGCTTGAGGACGACCAGCGTTCGTTCGAAACGGCCCAGCGTCTGTGGCTGCGCCTGGCAACCGCCTACCTGCGCCTGGCCCCGCATTTTGGTTCGGTGGAAAAGACAACCCTTTTGCACCGGGCGGCCTGTGCGGTCCGCATGACCGACTATTGCCACTTCCTGGCCGCCCAGGAATGTCCAGCCATCCTCGTGCAATTGATTTTCGGCATACTCGATCAGGCGGAAAGCAGTGGCATTCTGCGCCAGCCTCTGGCCGACCCTGATTTTCCCCATCTCGTCGATACGACTATCGCCGGCCATCTGTCCTGGGCCTTCATGCTCCGGCTGATCAACCCCTATCGCCTGTCGGCGGCTCAACTCACCGTTGCCAACCGTGCCCTCAGCCGCTGGCGCGAACTGGCCGGGTTCCAGTCGTCTCCGGACAACGAACCAAGGGGGCACGCGGTCGACCTCAGGCCGCTGTTTGGTGCCACTTTGCCGGAAGGGATCCCGCACTGGTTCGACCTCCGCAAGATCACCCGCAAGATCGACCAGCGCATCGCCGCATTGCAGGATGGAGAGTCGCCAGAGTCGTTGAAACTCGGCCGCGAATTGTCCCCAGCTGCCAATATACGGCTGCTACGCGGTATCAAATCGAGCATCGAATCGCAAGGCAAGTGGTGCAGCACGGAAATTGGCGAAATCGAGCTGACCTTCGGCCCGGACTATGCCTATGCCACCTTTACCGGCGATATGCCCAGCCCAAGCGGCGCGATCAATAGCGGCAGTGCCTCCCTGGCCCATCAGCGCACGGCGCTGTTTGGTTTTGATCGCGTGTCGACCCTGCCGACCGCCGTCAAGAAACTCAACGTACCGAGTGAAAACTGGGTGCTGGTCGATGGCCGCGCGGTTCGCCAGAATGAGCAGCAGGGGGCACGGCGCCAGTCGCCCGGGATAATCGCTTCAGTCCACCTCGACCAGCCACGCCTGGGGGTACTCAAGGGTCTGCACTCCATTCCCGGCGACGCGCTGGCCGCGCAGATCGACTGGTATGAAGAACGCGTCGAGCCCGGCCGCCTGTCACGCCCGGCAGCCCCTGGTCAGACACTACCGGTAATTCCCGTCTTCCTACTCCATGATGGTGAGCACTGCTCACTGATCGTGCCGACCATTGCCGGTATCCGCCTCGATACCGGCATCACTCTGGAAGGCACGTCGGTCAGCCACCTTTTGCCGACAGAAGTACTGGAACGGGGTGTCGACTTCGTTCGCTACGCCGTCACCAAGCAATGAAAAAGCCCGCCGGATGGCGGGCTTTTCGCACCAGGCCGGCAAAGCCGGCCGTTAGCCTGATTACTCGAATTCGATGATGATCTGATCGACCGTCAGGCTCTCGCCGGAAGCGGCCGAAATCTTCTTCACCTTGCAGTCCTGATCGGCCTTGAGGATGTTTTCCATCTTCATGGCTTCGATGACCGCCAACTTCTCGCCAGCCTTCACTTCCTGGCCAACCTGCACGGCGACTTCGCGCAACAGGCCCGGCATCGGGGAGATCAGGAACTTCGAGAGGTCGGGAGCCTGCTTCTCGGGCATCAGCGACAGCAGTTCTGCAGCACGGGCGCTCATCACCATGAAATCAGCACGGGTGCCCCAGTGGAACAGGCTGTACTTGGTTTTGTGACGCTCGACTTGCAGCGTGAATTCCTGACCGTTGCAGGTACCGACAAACAGCGACTCACCCAGTTTCCAGGAGGAGCGCAGTTCGTAGTGCTTGCCGTTGTACTCGATGTCGTAGCCACCATCGACCAGACGGGCCGTCACCGGATGATGCTGATTGCCAGCAGCATCGAGACGAACCACCATCCAGTTGTTGCTGACCAGGCGCTCGTGGCCCTGCAACTGACCGGAAATGGAGGCAGAACGGTCAGTAAAGGCACGATAGACGTAAGCAGCAACAGAAACCAGCAGGGCCGGATCATCGTGCGGCACCATCGAGGCATCAAAGCCCGTCGGATAGTGCTTGGGGATGAAGCCGGTGTCGAAGATGCCGGAATGGAACACCGGGTGCTGCATCAGCGCGGCCTGGAACGGAATGTTCGAGGAAATACCGCGAATCACGAAGGCATTGAGCGCATCGCGCATGCGGGAAATCGCCGTGCTGCGATCCTTGCCATGCACAATCAGCTTGGCAATCATCGAATCGTAGAACATCGAGATCTCGCCGCCGTCATAGACACCGGTATCGACACGGGTCGTACCGTTGGCATCGCTGGTTTCCTTCGGCGGCTGGAACTTGACCAGACGACCGGTTGAGGGCAGGAAGCCACGGAACGGGTCTTCGGCGTTGATACGGCACTCCATGGCCCAACCGTCGATGGTGACGTCGGCCTGGCTCAGCGGCAGCTTCTCGCCGTAGGCAACACGGATCATCTGCTCGACGAGGTCGAGACCGGTGATCAACTCGGTGACCGGGTGCTCGACCTGCAGACGGGTGTTCATTTCCAGGAAGTAGAACTCCTTGGTCGCACCGGAAACGACGAATTCGACCGTACCGGCCGACTCGTAGTCCACCGCACGGGCCAGGGCCACAGCCTGCTCTCCCATGGCTTTGCGCATCGCCGCATCGACGAAGGGGCTCGGTGCCTCTTCGATGACCTTCTGGTGACGACGCTGGATCGAGCAGTCACGCTCGTTCAGGTACACGTAGTTGCCGTGTGAGTCGCCCAACACCTGGATTTCGATATGGCG
The DNA window shown above is from Dechloromonas sp. HYN0024 and carries:
- the napF gene encoding ferredoxin-type protein NapF — protein: MVDLARRGFFRGRPRPRVELRPPWALPEDAFIDRCTRCSDCLTACPQKILIVGDGGYPTIDFKLGECTFCSDCVSACQPKALLRPDTEQSAWTYKAAIGEDCLPHQGVECRVCSDFCDARAIRFAPRLGGSPLPDIDPEKCTGCGACVAACPVVTISIR
- a CDS encoding acetyl/propionyl/methylcrotonyl-CoA carboxylase subunit alpha, whose translation is MFTKILIANRGEIACRVIKTARKMGIKTVAVYSEADKDALHVDLADEAVCIGPAASKESYLVMDKIIAACKQTGAQAVHPGYGFLSENATFSRRLEEEGIKFIGPKHYSVAKMGDKIESKKLAIAANVNTIPGYNDAIAGPDEAVKIAQGIGYPVMIKASAGGGGKGLRVAYNDAEAHEGFSSCVNEARNSFGDDRVFIEKYVLEPRHIEIQVLGDSHGNYVYLNERDCSIQRRHQKVIEEAPSPFVDAAMRKAMGEQAVALARAVDYESAGTVEFVVSGATKEFYFLEMNTRLQVEHPVTELITGLDLVEQMIRVAYGEKLPLSQADVTIDGWAMECRINAEDPFRGFLPSTGRLVKFQPPKETSDANGTTRVDTGVYDGGEISMFYDSMIAKLIVHGKDRSTAISRMRDALNAFVIRGISSNIPFQAALMQHPVFHSGIFDTGFIPKHYPTGFDASMVPHDDPALLVSVAAYVYRAFTDRSASISGQLQGHERLVSNNWMVVRLDAAGNQHHPVTARLVDGGYDIEYNGKHYELRSSWKLGESLFVGTCNGQEFTLQVERHKTKYSLFHWGTRADFMVMSARAAELLSLMPEKQAPDLSKFLISPMPGLLREVAVQVGQEVKAGEKLAVIEAMKMENILKADQDCKVKKISAASGESLTVDQIIIEFE